A stretch of DNA from Deltaproteobacteria bacterium:
TCCAGGTGAGGGCCGTCAGGTCGGCGGCCTCGCGCTCCTTCGCCTCGGAGCGGCGTCCGCGAGCCAGCGCCAGGATCGCCGCGCCGCCGACGAACCAGGCGCCGACCACGGGCCAGAGGCCGAGGAGGTGCCGTTCGATGAGGTCGTCGAAGAGCAGCCCGAGGATCGCGGCGGGCACGAATGCGGCGATCAGATTCAGCCCCAGGCCGAGGCCGTCGCGGTCGCGGCCGGCGAAGCCGAGGAGGACCTGCTTCACGCGCCCGAGGTAGAGGCCGAGCACGGCCACGATCGCGCCGAGCTGGATGCAGATGGCGTAGGCGTCGGCGGCCTGCTTGTCCTCGGGGGTCGCGCCGATCCCCATGGCCCGCTGGGCGAGGAGCAGGTGCCCGGTGCTGCTCACGGGGAGGTATTCCGTGATTCCCTCCACGAGCCCGAGCACGACGGCCTGGGTGGCGCTCATGCGGTGCGCGGGGACGGCCACGCGTTCGGGCGAAGCGGCTGCCGCCCACGCCGAGAGAGCCCACGGCGCGACGGTCAGGCCCACGAGCAGGCAGGTGACGAGAGGGCGAAGCCGGGCCACGCGTTTCATGGGGCGGCACTATCGACGCGTCGGAAAAAATCCGCAACCCGTCGAAGGGGCGTTGCGCGAGGGGCTACCGGGCCTTACCCAGCGCGGGCGGCGTCGATGCGTGCGCGGGCGGCGTCGAGGCGCGCGTAGAGCTCGAGGAGCCCCGCGGTGCGGGCGCGTGGGCGCCAGGCTTCGATCTCGGCCAGGATCTGCTGGTAGATCTCGTGCACCTCGCGCTCGCGCTCCTGGCGCGCGGCGCGGTGGTGCGTGACCTGCGTGTCCAGCTCGCGGATCTGCGTGCCTCGCTCCTCGAGCACCTCCTGCGTGCGGCGCGTGAGGACCCCGATCTGGAAGGTCAGGTCGTCCACGGCGGACTGCAGCGCGGCGGCCTGGTCGGGCGCGGCCTGGAGCTGCCCCTGTACCTTGGCCCGGTCCATGCGCAGATCCATGATCGCCGTGCGGAGCCGCTTCTCCTTCTGTCCGTAGTCGAAGCGCAGCCGGTCGAAGCCCTGCTCGGTGAGCGCGATCGTGCCCGTCAGGCCGACGAGCTCCTCCTCGGCTACGAGCAGCCGCCCGAGCGCCTCCGCCGTCTGCGGGGGACAGAGGGCCGCCTGCACGAGGGCCATCGCGAGCTCGCGCAGCACCAGGTGGAACTCCTCGCGGAGCTGCTCGCTCTGCGGCTGGCCGGGCTGGCTGGTGAGCTGCATCCCGCGACCGCTCACGGCGAGCGGCCGCGGCGCCGTGGCGGGGAAGGTTCCCGAGACCAGGCTCGGGTTCAGGCCGGTCGCGCCCGTCGGCGTGGGGTCGGGCGTCTGGCCCGCGGGACGGAAGCTCCCCGCGATCTCGGCCGCCATCCCCACGAGCAGGTTCTGAACCCTGAGGAGGTCCTGGCAGAGCTCGGCCCCGGTCTGGTAGCGCTCGTCGGGATCCTTCGCGAGGCAGCGCAGGATCAGCCCGTCGAGCGCGGCCGGCACCGGGAGGTCCCTGAGCTTGGTGGAGGGCGGGGCGGCCGGCTCCTTCAGGTGGGCCTTGATCACCTCCATCGGGTGCTTGCCCACGAACGGCGGGTCGCCCGTGATGAGCTCGTAGGCGATGCACCCGACCGAATAGATGTCCGAGCGGCCGTCGAGCTCCTGGGCCTGCGCTTGCTCGGGGGACATGTACTCGGCGGTGCCGAAGATCTGACCCTGCAGCGTGATGCGGTCGTCGTTCTCCTGCGGGCCGAAGAGCTTGGCCACGCCAAAGTCGAGGATCTTCACCACGTCGCGGCGGCGGCGCTTCTCG
This window harbors:
- a CDS encoding undecaprenyl-diphosphate phosphatase yields the protein MSATQAVVLGLVEGITEYLPVSSTGHLLLAQRAMGIGATPEDKQAADAYAICIQLGAIVAVLGLYLGRVKQVLLGFAGRDRDGLGLGLNLIAAFVPAAILGLLFDDLIERHLLGLWPVVGAWFVGGAAILALARGRRSEAKEREAADLTALTWKKAVVIGVAQCLAMWPGTSRSLVTIVGGVLMGLSTGAAVEFSFLLGVLTLGAASSYSALKHGKELLAIYGWVTPAIGFGVAALSAVLAVAWMVSYLKRRGLGVFGYYRILVALGTAALLLTKVLHA
- a CDS encoding protein kinase, whose amino-acid sequence is MAPHSNTAGGLPPVEPDPLIGQVLGGRFQLLEVAGRGAMGTVYLASHTVLPRQFAVKVLKPSLAKSAEFVGRFRREAIAASRIDHPNVVTLFDFGQLDNGPVYLVMEFLKGVGMDEVLGHQRRLPLNRALPILVQLADALDCAHDVQVVHRDLKPQNILLTEKRRRRDVVKILDFGVAKLFGPQENDDRITLQGQIFGTAEYMSPEQAQAQELDGRSDIYSVGCIAYELITGDPPFVGKHPMEVIKAHLKEPAAPPSTKLRDLPVPAALDGLILRCLAKDPDERYQTGAELCQDLLRVQNLLVGMAAEIAGSFRPAGQTPDPTPTGATGLNPSLVSGTFPATAPRPLAVSGRGMQLTSQPGQPQSEQLREEFHLVLRELAMALVQAALCPPQTAEALGRLLVAEEELVGLTGTIALTEQGFDRLRFDYGQKEKRLRTAIMDLRMDRAKVQGQLQAAPDQAAALQSAVDDLTFQIGVLTRRTQEVLEERGTQIRELDTQVTHHRAARQEREREVHEIYQQILAEIEAWRPRARTAGLLELYARLDAARARIDAARAG